A genomic region of Coregonus clupeaformis isolate EN_2021a unplaced genomic scaffold, ASM2061545v1 scaf0125, whole genome shotgun sequence contains the following coding sequences:
- the LOC121542942 gene encoding forkhead box protein J3-like: MLTNDSTPLHTPTLPPLSPRPVPSVAPGPPPEADRLSHSSVVPADWFSTTDTLKESFRIASSLDWANIDLTSHPDLLESMRQAELCDWALEPTLFTSLCDSLNRFFTQKGLIGSSSGNNSPLAHGAPQSLLLPSLTHNTPTLASLTHPSPLAYPPLVPPSSSGQPPRRPLHPQTQSLQRPHLTQPGAPQTNAGIQLQPKPRPPMKHLHNNSEEIQDDFDWDSLIA; encoded by the exons ATGTTGACCAATGACAGTACCCCACTGCACACCCcaaccctcccccctctctcccctcgtcctgtaccctctgtagcgcctggGCCTCCTCCTGAGGCAGACAGACTGTCTCACAGCAGTG TGGTGCCAGCAGACTGGTTCAGTACTACAGACACTCTGAAGGAGAGCTTTAGGATCGCCAGCAGTCTGGACTGGGCCAACATTGACCTCACTAGCCACCCAG acctCCTGGAGAGCATGCGCCAGGCCGAGCTCTGTGATTGGGCGCTGGAGCCAACGCTCTTCACTTCGCTCTGTGATTCGCTGAACCGTTTCTTCACTCAGAAGGGCCTGATTGGCTCCTCCTCCGGTAACAACTCCCCATTGGCCCACGGTGCCCCTCAATCTCTGCTCCTCCCATCCCTTACTCACAACACCCCCACCCTGGCCAGCCTGACTCACCCCTCTCCCCTGGCCTACCCCCCTCTGGTCCCCCCTTCCAGCAGTGGGCAGCCCCCCAGGAGGCCCCTCCACCCCCAAACCCAGAGTCTACAGAGGCCCCACCTGACCCAGCCCGGAGCCCCTCAGACCAATG CTGGGATCCAACTTCAACCTAAACCCCGTCCCCCTATGAAACATCTCCATAACAACAGTGAGGAGATCCAAGATGACTTTGACTGGGACTCTCTGATCGCCTGA